CGTGCCGGCGCTTCGCTTCCTCGACCGACTCAAAGTGCGGCGCATCAAACGGAGCATGACGCATGCGGCAAAACGGGGGGAAGTGTTCCATCTTTGGTGGCACCCGCACAACTTCGGCAAACATGTATCCGAAAACATGGCCTTGTTGGGTGAAATCATCGCCCATTATGAAACGTTGCATCAAACGTATCAATTTGAAAGTTTATCGATGGAAGAAGTGGCGGACCGTTGCCGCCCGGCCGTCGTCTCGACGCAGGAGCGACACGGATGAGAGGCGTTCGGAGGAAGAGAAAAGGGAGGGACAAAATGGGCCGACCGATCGTACTACTCATTGGAGAACACCGGACATCTGCCTACGTCTATCATGCGATCCGCAACTTAGGGGTGACCCATGTCGTTCAGGAAGATGGGCCGAGCGAGCATCGTCCGGAATCCATCAAGCATTGGCTGACGCATGTATACGTCCGGCTGACGTCGCCTGTCATGCGCCTTTCGAGCCGGACGCGGATCCGAGAACTGAAAGGTCGCTATCCATTGAACGATGAGCCGATTCCGTTCCACCACATTCTACGTGTCACCTCATTGAACGATACGAAGACGACGATGTGGCTCGATCGTCTCGACCCGCAGCTCATCGTCACCCATGAGACGGGGCCGATTGACCCGAGCGTCCTCGCCCGCTTCGACTGCCCGGTATTGACGGTCGCACCGACGATGGCAGAAGGACAACTCCAAGCGTACTGGGCGTTCCGGACCAAACCGGACGTCTGTGAGGCACGAATCGAACAGTGGACCGAGCGGGGCTGGTCTGTGGTCGACCGGGCCGTGCTCTACATCGGCGGGACGGATAATTTTGCCACGTATCCGTACTTACAGCTCACGACGGCGCTCCCGCTCTTGAGACGTCAAATCGAGTTATTGCTAAAGGAAGATGTGTATGACCGTCGAACGGCAAAATAACGGCCAAAGCGCGATGCTTTGGCCGTTTAGCTTTGGGTGATGCAATAGTGTTGGATGGCGTCATTATAATAGACGGCCAGTCCTGGCGCGTACTTGTCATAGAACGCGGTGAAACGCTCGTCTGTGACGTACATCTGACCGAGTCCGCTGAACATGTCGAGCGAGCAGTCATAAAACTGGTCATTGATGAACAGGTGGTTCGCCCGGACGGCCGCTTGGACACGCGGGTCTTCGACCGGGACGCCGGCAGTGAACAAGTCGACGAGCGGCTTGACGAGATCGACTTGTTGTTGACTGAGCGCTTCCCAGTCTTCTTTCGATCGCTTGTCGGCGCGCGCACGTGACGTCTTGTACGCCTCACTCTCGCCCCAACGTTCTTCTGTCTCCGCCTCGTGCTTCGCTTCATGGGCTTTCAGTTCGTCAAACGATAATCCCTTGAACAACGATTTGTCTTCCATTGGAATTCCTCCTCTCAGTGAGGTGAGCGTCGATTCCGCCGTCTCGGCGAGTGTCGCAAAATAGGCGGCTTTCGCGCGCAGGGCGGTCACTTGCTCCTCGAGGGCACGGGTCCGATCGAACGGTTCGGCTTCGAGTAAGCCTTGAATCGTCTCGAGCGGGAAGTCGAGCGAACGATACAGCAGAATCGTCTGCAACCGCTCGGCATCATGCAACGAGTAGCGCCGATAGCCGTTGACGTCACGTTCCGGGACGAGCAGACCGACGGCGTCATAATGACGCAACGTCCTTGTGGTCGTGCCAGAGAGCGTCGCGAGTTGTTGAATCGTGTACATGTCCTCACCTCCTTGAAGTCAGCGTACACGTTGACGTCGCGTCAAGGTCAAGCCTCTTTTTCGAACAAAGAGAATCCATCTCGTTCGCCGACATAATTGAAGCCGAAGCGAGGATAATAGGCGTTCAAGAAGTGATTCGTGGCGACGCAGTCGAGACGGATGCGATTCGACGTCGCTGCAAGCGCATAACGCATCAACTGTTCACCGACTTGTCGGCCTTTCATCCGGTCATCGACGACGAGGCGATGTAAATAGACGGCCGCGTCAGGATCGTCCCACAAGTTCTCGTCCCAAGACGTCGGCGGGATCAAGCTGACCGACCCGGCGATGTCTCCGTTCGCTTCGTATACATAGACGGTTCCGTTCGTGACGTCATGGGTCACAAAATCGGTCCGACTCGGCTCTAAATATTTTTGCCATTGCGTTTTTCCAGCGGCCCGAAACGATTGCGCTTTCGTTAAAATCAGTTGATCGATTGCCGAGAGATCGGCCTGTGTGGCCAAACGGATCATGTAAGTCGCCTCACTTTCATTTCATTTCAAATTCGTGTAGGGTACACGATGAGTAAGCTGTTAAAAACATCTTTGTGTCGTGGAATGATTTTTGGTAAGATAAACTTACTGCAATCGTGCAAACGATTGCGCTAACGAGATAAAGAGACAACAGCACTGATATTAGTATATAGGATGCGCAGTGAGTTTAGGGATAAGGGAGTATCATTGAGACATGCAACTTTTACAACGTGACCAACACACACAAACGAAAACACTGAAACGAAACTGGTGGAAAGAAGCCGTCGCTTATCAAATCTACCCGCGCAGCTTCTACGATGCGAACGGCGATGGAATCGGCGACATCCAAGGCATCATCGATAAGCTCGACTATTTGAAAGACCTCGGCGTCGACGTCATCTGGATTTGTCCGATGTATAAGTCGCCGAATGATGACAACGGCTATGACATTAGCGACTATCAGGACATCATGGACGAGTTCGGATCGATGGAAGATTTCGATCGACTGTTGACGGAAGTCCATGCACGCGGCATGAAGTTGTTGCTCGACCTCGTCGTCAACCATACGTCGGACGAGCACCCATGGTTCATCGAATCGAAGAGCTCGAAAGACAATCCGAAGCGTGACTGGTACATTTGGCGTGACGGCAAACCCGACGGCTCGAAACCGAACAACTGGGAGTCAATCTTTGGCGGGTCGGCTTGGGAGTTTGACGAGACGACGGAGCAATATTTCTTGCACGTCTTCTCGAAGAAACAACCGGACCTGAACTGGGAGAACGCCGAGATGCGCCAGACGATCTATAACATGATCAACTGGTGGCTCGACAAAGGCATCGACGGCTTCCGTGTCGATGCAATCAGCCACATCCGCAAACATCCATCGTTCGGCGATTTGCCGAACCCAGAAGGCCTCGACTTCGTGCCATCGTTCGAGATGCACATGAACGTCGATGGGATTCACGGTTATTTGGAAGAGCTTCGCGACGAGACGTTCAACAAGCACGACATCATGACGGTCGGGGAAGCGAACGGCGTGTCGCCTGACGACGCTCACCTTTGGGTCGGCGAGAAGGAAGGCAAGATGAACATGGTGTTCCAATTCGAACACATGGGTCTTTGGCGCGAAGACGCCGAGTCGAAGCTCGACGTCGTCCATTTGAAGAACGTCCTGACGAAATGGCAAAAAGGTCTCGAAGAAGACGGCTGGAACGCCCTCTATGTCGAGAACCACGATCAGACACGGACCGTGTCGTCATGGGGTGATGACGAGCGCTATTGGAAAGAGAGCGCGAAATCGATTGCGATGATGTATTTCCTCATGCAAGGGACGCCGTTCATCTATCAAGGCCAAGAGATCGGCATGACGAACGTGAAGTTCGACTCGATCGACCAGTACGATGATATCGCGACACGAAACCGCTATTACATCGGTCTCGAACATGGCAAGAGCCATGAGGAGATGATGGACATCACGTGGAACTCGTCACGTGATAACACGCGCACACCGATGCAGTGGAGCGATGCCCCGAACGCGGGCTTCACGTTCGCCGAGACGCCTTGGTTCGGCATCAACCCGAACTACACGGACATCAACGTCGACGCCCAGCTCGAAGACGACGACTCGATTCTCAATTTCTATAAAGAGATGATTCGTCTTCGCAAGCAAGACGAGACGTTTGTTTACGGGACGTATGACATCGTCTTGCCGGAACACCCGGAGATTTACGCGTACACGCGCACGCTCGGTGACTCGCAATACCTCGTCATGACGAACTTGACGGGCAAAGAAGCCATCTTTGCGACGGAGCTCACGCTTCGCTCGGAAGACGTCGTCTTGCAAAATATGCCGCTCGAGCCGCATGATGAGACGACACTCGTCCACTTGAAGCCGTTCGAAGGTCGCGTCTATAAGCTAAGTTGATTCAAAGACAGGGGGAACCCTGTCTTTTTTGTAGTGTGAACGGTCCGCGAACCGGGAAAGAAAAAGTTACCGATTCCGGACCGTTCGCGAGATATGGTACGATGGGACAGCGGAAAGGGGAATCACCATGGCAATTGAACCGAAACGCGTACGTGTGCGCCAAAAGACAATGATCAGTGAAATCGAGGAGCCGATTGAGCTGCAAGCCGACGGGCTCTATTATGAATTGAAGACCGGCTTCGTCTTGACGTTCGATCAAGAACGAGAAGACGGCGTCGTGCCGACAACGATCAAATATACGACGGGCCGGCTCGCGCTCATCTGTAAAGGACCGATTGAGATGAATCATTCCTTTATTGAAGGGCGCTTGACCCAAAGCCTATATAAAAACCCATACATGTCGATGACGATGGCGACGACGACGGAGCGGCTCGCTGTCGCGGACGGACGTTGCCGCTTCGCCTACGAGTTGTCGATGAACGATGACTTGGCAGGTAACTATGTAGTCGACGTCACGTGGACGTTCGAAGGAGGAGAGTTCGCATGAATTTTGCAGAACGCGTGAGAAAGATTGAAGAGATGTTGAACGAGGATTGGTTCGAGATGCTCGAGACGAATGAGGACGAATATGAAGAGTGGCGCGGCCGCCTCGAGGACCACGCCGAACAGGTCGTCGGGCACTACGATAACGAGACCGGCGTCGATATGGACTCGGTCGATAAATTGCTCCAATTGAACGATGAGTTCCCGCTTCTTTACGGGGAAGACACGGTCCGGCTTTACGTCGCCTTGATCGAGGCGCGACCGGAAGATAGATCGGTATACGACCGCTACATCGACTACTTGGCCGCCATCGGTGACGCGACGCACGAGGAGTTTTTACGGTTCCATACGCTCGTCGAAGCGGGCCGTCTTGACGAGGCACGTGAGCTCGCCCCGCAGATGCCAAAACGATTAGGACTCGAAGATTAAGGCCGCTTTGCGGTCTTTTCTATACATAAAAATAGGGGGAAGCGTTATGTTGCGACTAGTGAAGACATCCATGGAGCAGGAAGCGAACGTGCTCGATTTTTTAAAGGAATGGCGGGAACGCTCCGAGACGATCGTCCCGAACGCCGTCGACCGTGACGCGTCCGACTTTGCGTCGTACGTTAAACAGATTCGTGATAAAGAAGTACGGGTGAACAACGTCAGTTGGGTGCCGAGCACGACGTATTGGCTGACGGATGGGGACGAGTTGCTCGGGGCGACGAATATCCGTCACGAATTGAATGACAACCTCCTCAACTTAGGGGGACATATCGGGTACGGCATCAAGCCGAGTGCCCGCGGACGTGGTCTCGCTACGAAACAACTCGAGCTCGCACTCGAGAAAGCGAAAGAACTCGGGATCGAGCGGGCGTTGATTACGTGCGACCGGACGAACGAAGCGTCACGCCGAGTCATTTTGAATAATGGCGGCGTGCCGGACACGCCGTTCACAGCGGAAGGCGGGAAAATTGTCGAGCGGTTTTGGATTGAACTAAAGGGGTGACATGAGATGGCGAACTGGATCGTGGTCTATTTAGCGCTCATCAATTTTTTCGGAATTTATCTGTTTCCGCGAGACCGGGTGCCGTCTCAAAAATGGTTCTCGTTTTCGAGCGGGATCGCCATCACATACTTTTTCATGTATCTCTTGCCGTCCTTGAACAAGCGGCAAGACACGCTTCAAGTGGATTGGCTCAACCTGGCCTTGCCGTCGGAGATTTATGTCATCAGCCTGCTCGGTTTCACCGTCTTTTACGGGACGATGCGTGTCGTCCGGACGCCCCATTTCAAAGACGAAACGATTGAACAGAACGTGTCGTACTGGCTCCAAGTGACGCTGTTGACGGCATATATGTCGTTCTCGGCTTACGTCGTCACAGCGTCATCCGTCACGTTCGTCGCACGCAGCTTCTACGCGACGGCACTCGGCGTACACTTCCTCGCCGTCGGCCACGACTTGTATCGCCATTACGGGGAACGGTACATCCGGCAAGGGCGTTATTTGTTGAGCGGCGGGATTCTTGCTGGCGGTTTCTTCTCCCGCTTGATCGACCTCGCCTCGCACGTCGAGGCCATCTTGTTCGCGTTCGTCGCCGGGGCGATGATTCTGAACATCGTCAAGTTCGAGCTCCCGGCCGACCGCAACCTTCACTTCCGGACGTTCGTCCTCGCCGTCGTCGGGTATGGCGGCATCCTCTTATTCTTGAAGCATGTGCTCAATTTTTGACCCCTTCGATAAAAATGAATGACTGTTCATTCATTGTTTGATATACTGAACTTAAGATTGAATCCGTTTTCATAAGGGGGAGTTTTGGGGATGTCTACATTTTTAATCGTCAACTGGATTTTATTCTTGCTCGTCCTCGGCTATGGACTATATTTGTTCGCATCGTTGGTGTACCAGCGCTATACGTTCATCAAGCTCGGGAAAAAGGCAGAGTGGAGCCAAACGAATAAGGAACGGCTTGAACAGGTCATGATCAACGTGTTCGGGCAAAAGAAACTGTTGAAAGACAAGAAGAGCGGCATCATTCACGTCATGATGTTCTATGGGTTCATCCTCGTCCAGTTCGGGGCCATCGACTTCATCTGGAAAGGACTTGCTGTCGGGACGCGTTTCCCGCACATCCCGCTCGGTCCGCTCTATCCGATTTTCACGTTCATGCAAGAAATCGTCATGCTCATGATTCTCGTCGCGGTCGTTTGGGGATTCTACCGCCGTTACGTCGAGAAACTCGTGCGTTTAAAACGAAACTTTCTGGCCGGTCTCGCCCTCATCTTCATCGGTGGGTTGATGGTATCGGTCTTGTTCGGGAACGGGTTCTACCTCGTCTATAAAGAAGAGCTCCCTATGTGGGGCGAACCGGTCGCGACACTCATCGGTTCGGCGTTCGCTTGGGTACCGGGAGGGGTCGCCTTCGCCTTGTTCGTCGTCTTTTGGTGGCTTCACCTCTTGTTCTTGCTCAGCTTCATGATCTATATCCCGCAAGGCAAGCACGCCCATTTGATCGCCGGGACGCTCAACGTCTGGCTCGGACGGACGCACCAGGTCGGTCGTCTCGCACCGGTCGACTTCTCAGCGATGGAAGAGGCGGAGGAGTCGGATGAAGAAATCGTCTTCGGCGTCAATAAGATCGAAGACTTCAACCAAAAACAACTCGTTGACTTGTATGCCTGTGTCGAATGCGGACGCTGTACGAACGTCTGCCCGGCGACCGGGACTGGTAAAATGTTGTCGCCGATGGACCTCATCGTCAAACTGCGCGACCACATGAACATGAAAGGGGCCGCCATCACGCGTAAATCGCCGTGGGCACCGGCGCTCATGTTCCAAAACACGCAAGGGGCCGAGATCGCGGCCGCGGCTCAAGACGGGCATATGCTCGTCGCCGACGAGTTGATTGGCAACGTCATCACCGAAGAAGAGATTTGGGCATGTACGACATGTCGCAACTGTGAGGATCAATGTCCGGTCATGAACGAGCACGTCGACAAGATCATCGACCTTCGCCGTTACCTCGTCATGATGGAAGGGAAGATGGATCCTGAGGCGCAGCGTACGGTCGCGAACATCGAACGTCAAGGCAATCCGTGGGGGATGAACCGGAAAGAGCGCGAGAACTGGCGCAAAGACCGGGAAGAACTCGTCATCCCGACAGCGAAAGAGAAGAAGAAGGCCGGTGAAGATTTCGAATTCCTCTTCTGGGTCGGGGCGATGGGCTCATACGATAGCCGCAGCCAAAAAGTCGCGCAAAGCTTTGCGAGCGTCTTGAACAAGGCCGGCGTCTCGTTCGCCATCCTCGGGAACGAAGAGAAGAACTCAGGGGACACACCACGCCGCATCGGGAATGAGCTGTTGTTCCAAGAGCTTGCCGAGGCGAACATCAAACTGTTCGAAAAGTATGGGGTCACGAAAATCGTCACGGTCGACCCGCACGCGTATAACACGTTCAAAAACGAGTATCCGGACTTTGGACTCACGGGTGTGAAAGTGTATCACCATACCGAGCTCCTCGCCGAGCTGCTCGATACGGGCCGGGTCAAACCGGACTTCTCCGTGAACGAGCGTGTCGTCTATCACGACTCATGTTATCTCGGACGCTATAACGGTATTTACGACGCCCCACGTTTCGTCTTGGAACGCATCCCAGGTGTCGAACTCGTCGAGGCGGAGCGGAACCGTGAGAACGGCATGTGCTGCGGCGCCGGTGGCGGTCTCATGTGGCAAGAAGAGAAAGTCGGGACGCGCGTTAACGTGGCCCGGACCGAGCAGTTGCTCGAGACGAAACCGACGGTCATCGGGTCGGCATGTCCGTACTGTTTGACGATGCTCTCGGACGGGACGAAAGCGAAAGAAGTCGATGAGACGGTCGGTACGTTCGACGTCGTCGAATTGCTTGATCGCTCCCTCGCTCCAATCGAAGTACCAGAACCGATTGTCCAATAAAAACAAGGCACGGTCCGCGGACCGTGCCTTGTTTGTCGTTAGTGCATCTCGGAAGTGGCCAATAAGGAAGACGTCAGGTGTTATAGTCCTTGCGTCGTCTCATTGATGGCCGAAATCGTCTCGACCATTTGGCCGAGGTCTTGCTTGTTTCGTTCGAACGACATGACGTAATTGCCCATCTCGTCTTTGACGGTCGAGAAGCCAGCTTTGACGGCACCGAGTTGACGCATTGCCTCGTCGTTCGTTCGATGCATCTGTCCCATTTGATCGAGCAGGGCGGCGATGTTCGCTTCATTCTCATGGATGAGGACGTTGATTTGACTGCTCAGCTGTTTCGCATTCTCGGCGAGCGTCCGCACTTCGGTCGCGACGACGGCGAAGCCTTTGCCGTGCTCACCGGCTCGGGCCGCTTCGATTGATGCGTTCAAGGCGAGCAAGTTCGTCTGGTTGGCAATCTGTTCGATGCTCCGAGTCATGCTGACGATTTCTTGCGAGCCGTCCTTGAGCGCGGTGATGCGATCGAGCGAGGCGTCGACGTACGTCGCCGACTGTTTGAACTCGGATTCCATCTGTTCGATTTGCTCGCCGTTCGTATGCGTCAAGCTCATCAAGTGACGGCTCATCTTCTCCGTCTGCTCGGTCTCGGACAACACTTGATGGGCTCGCTTGCTCGTCTCGGACATGGCGTGACCGGTCTGCTCCATCGTCGTCGCGACTTCCGTGCTGACGCGACTGACATCGTTCAATAGCGTCGCTCGGGCGACGTTTGCCGATTCAATCTCATCGAGACGCGCATCGACGTACTGCTCAGTGACGATTTGGGCGTCCAAGTTCATCGCATGGGACAATGCGAGGAGCGATTCGGTCAATGTGGCCGGGTCGTGTTGGTACGTCTCGACGATTTTTGGGACGAGCAACGTGTTGAAGGCAGAATAGGTCGCGAGGAACCAGACGACCGGTACGGCATAGTGGTGATGCGTCTGGCCCATCCGTTTACGCATCGCAAGGAACTTTTCATCGATGTTTCCGGTCAACAAGCTCCGGAAGTAGTCAGCGAACACTTTTTTAAGCCGCTCACGTGTCGACGAGGCGTTGGCGATTTGGACCATCTCAGGCTGCAACATCAAGTGGTCGAGGACGTTTTCGAGGACATCGTCTAACACGGACTCGACGAGCGGTTCCATGTCTTGGAGTCGCTTCACTTGCGATGCCGTATAACCCATATAATGGGTGCGCCCGTTCAAATTTGGATCGGTCGGTCGTGCGGTCTTAGCCACATCAGGGAAGCCGATCGACGCGGTGTAAGCGGTAGGTTTTGATTTACGGAACAGTGCCATGTTTCATTCTCCTTTTTCTCGTACAGCTAAAATAGCGTTCTATTCTATATCGGCAAACATGTGAAAAAACTGAGGAGCTGATGTGTGATTCGAGAGGTTCTCGAATGGAAGGGGGCGGGAAAGAAGGAAAGGAGAGCGATTCAATCATTTTCTAGAAATGAGGTATCTTTAATGAAAAACACGGTCGTGTTATTGACGATTGTCAGTGCCCTCAGCAGTCAAATCTTGCCTCAAATTTTATTTTTGTCCATCATGGCGGTCGAAGACGGCGTTGGACGATTAATCCCGTTCATGATTTTTTACGTGGCGAGTATGTCGGGACTGCTTCTATGGGTGTACATCATTGGTCGCCTTGGCTCGAAACAGACATTCTTACTGGCGCTGACCGTCTTGGTGACCGGACTCATCTGCTTTTTGCTGCCGTTTGGCTGGGCGATCGAATTGAGCGCTTTTCTTGTCGGTGTCGGATCGATCGGTGTCGGGTCGATTATGACGACGATTTTGTCACAGCTGAAGGAACTGTCCACCACAGACGAGTCGGCGGATCAGAAAGGGAGTTCGCTCCCGCTCGTACTCGCACTCGTTGCCTGGATCGTCATTTTCTCTTATGTGCTGACTCGATCATATGACGAGGCTGTCATCCTCTTCCTCGTCAGTCTGATCCTGCCTTGGCTGTTCGTGAGAAAGTTGCCGCTCGAGAAAACGGCGACGTGGGCATGGGCGACAGGGAAGTTCGTGCTTGCCTTCATCACCGTCACCGTGTTCACGTTGGTGAGCCGTCTCCTCAGCCTGTTGGAAGAGGCGAGCGGGTACGTGGAAATCTTTTTATTGATGATTATTTTGCTCGGCTACGTCGGGTGGGTATTGTTCCAGGAGCGGACGAGAACGTACGTCAGTGCCACCAAAACATGGCAAGTCCAGTTGCTCTCGTTCGTCGTCGGGTTATTTGGCGGTTGGACGTTGATTGGCGCCGTATTCGTCAGTCTGGCCCTATACTCGTTTCAAGTGCTCTTATTCTACGTGTTCATGCCGTTCTTGGCGGGCGTCATCGGCTGGATATTATTGAACCGTGTGTTCGACGTGGCACGCCATCCGTACTACGTCCTGCTCGTCACGTCGCTGCTATTCTTCCTCGGTTTCTTGGAGCCACTTCGCTGCTATTCTTCCTCGGTTTCTTGGAGCCGCTCGTGTTTATTCCGGTCCTGTTTGTGAGTGGGTACGTCCAGACGATGTACGCGAGTGCGGGTCACGTCTATCTATATGCATCGTATGGGGACAACAAAGAGTTCGCCTCGCTGCTCTTGCAACTATGGAAACGGATCGGGATGGTCGTCGCTTATTCCGCGCTCATGATTGGATTGCTCGGCTACGGCCTATATACTGGCCAGTCCGTCAATGCAGAGTTGTCCTTCAAAGTCCCGCGCGGTTGGATGCTCGGGGTGCTCGGTTTGACGTGAATCTTCAACGTCGGATTGATTACGCTCTATTGGTTAAGCATCCAAAAAACCGTTGAAACTTCAAAATAATTTCCTCTAGCTTTTTCATATCGGTTTTGTTTATAATGAGGAGTGATGTTTAACTAGTGACGGAAAAGGAGTGTCCTTTAATGAATAAATCGTTGATCGATTTCGTTTACGAAATTCTTCAAAAGACTGGCGAGCAACCAGTGTCATTTGATGAGATTCGTGAGCTGATCAGACAAAACTATACGTTCGCAAGTGAAGAGGAGGAGCTCGAGAAAATCGCGCAACTCTACACGGACATGAACATCGACGGACTATTCGTCAACTTGGGAGCTAACCGTTGGGCGCTTCGTGTTTGGTATCCGTTCGATAAGTCAGACGAAGATCTCGTCATCGAAGCACGCCAGCGCGGTGAGCTCGATGAGTTCGAAGAAGAGATCGATGAGACGGATGAAGGCATCGTCGACATTGAAGACGACCTTGACGTCTTTGCAAAAGGTGAAGATTTTGACGCATCTGAGTTCGATGCCGAGGATGAAGCCGAAAAAGTGGAAGGCCTTGACGAGTTCGAGGACGAAGACTTGGACGACGACCTCGACCTTAAAAACGAGGATGATTTATAAGAGACCGCAAAAAGCCGGGCATTTGTCCCGGCTAGGCGTGTCTCTTTTTCTTTTTTGACAGTTGAAAAAAAAGAAAAAATAATGACTTGACGACTGCATCGTCTCTGACGTAAATTAGTCATGGGCTAGTTTAGCACGTAACGATGCAGCAAAAGTGTCCTCCATTTCAGTGGGGGCACTTTTGCTTTTTTTGTTTTTTCGTTTCCCGTTGTGGCATTTAAGAGAGGAGAATGATGATGACAAAGTATATTTTCGTAACAGGTGGGGTAGTATCTTCACTCGGTAAAGGGATCACAGCCGCTTCACTCGCACGTCTACTCAAAAACCGAGGTTTGAACGTGACGATTCAGAAGTTTGACCCGTATATCAATATCGACCCAGGAACGATGAGCCCGTACCAGCACGGAGAGGTGTTCGTCACAGATGACGGCGCTGAGACGGACCTTGACCTCGGTCACTACGAGCGCTTCATCGACATCAACTTGTCGCAAAACGCCAACGTGACGTCAGGTCGCATCTACTCGACGGTCTTGAAAAAAGAGCGTCGTGGCGATTATAACGGGGGAACGGTCCAAGTCATTCCACACATCACGAATGAGATTAAAGACCGCGTCTTCCGCGCCGGTCGCGAGACGAACGCAGATGTCGTCATCACAGAGATTGGTGGAACAGTCGGGGACATCGAGTCGCTTCCGTTCATCGAGGCCATTCGTCAAGTGAAAAACGATATCGGCAAAGAGAACGTCATGTACGTTCACTGTACGCTCGTCCCTTATCTCCGCGCTGCCGGTGAGATGAAGACAAAACCG
This sequence is a window from Exiguobacterium mexicanum. Protein-coding genes within it:
- a CDS encoding MerR family transcriptional regulator; translated protein: MYTIQQLATLSGTTTRTLRHYDAVGLLVPERDVNGYRRYSLHDAERLQTILLYRSLDFPLETIQGLLEAEPFDRTRALEEQVTALRAKAAYFATLAETAESTLTSLRGGIPMEDKSLFKGLSFDELKAHEAKHEAETEERWGESEAYKTSRARADKRSKEDWEALSQQQVDLVKPLVDLFTAGVPVEDPRVQAAVRANHLFINDQFYDCSLDMFSGLGQMYVTDERFTAFYDKYAPGLAVYYNDAIQHYCITQS
- a CDS encoding GNAT family N-acetyltransferase, producing MIRLATQADLSAIDQLILTKAQSFRAAGKTQWQKYLEPSRTDFVTHDVTNGTVYVYEANGDIAGSVSLIPPTSWDENLWDDPDAAVYLHRLVVDDRMKGRQVGEQLMRYALAATSNRIRLDCVATNHFLNAYYPRFGFNYVGERDGFSLFEKEA
- a CDS encoding glycoside hydrolase family 13 protein codes for the protein MQLLQRDQHTQTKTLKRNWWKEAVAYQIYPRSFYDANGDGIGDIQGIIDKLDYLKDLGVDVIWICPMYKSPNDDNGYDISDYQDIMDEFGSMEDFDRLLTEVHARGMKLLLDLVVNHTSDEHPWFIESKSSKDNPKRDWYIWRDGKPDGSKPNNWESIFGGSAWEFDETTEQYFLHVFSKKQPDLNWENAEMRQTIYNMINWWLDKGIDGFRVDAISHIRKHPSFGDLPNPEGLDFVPSFEMHMNVDGIHGYLEELRDETFNKHDIMTVGEANGVSPDDAHLWVGEKEGKMNMVFQFEHMGLWREDAESKLDVVHLKNVLTKWQKGLEEDGWNALYVENHDQTRTVSSWGDDERYWKESAKSIAMMYFLMQGTPFIYQGQEIGMTNVKFDSIDQYDDIATRNRYYIGLEHGKSHEEMMDITWNSSRDNTRTPMQWSDAPNAGFTFAETPWFGINPNYTDINVDAQLEDDDSILNFYKEMIRLRKQDETFVYGTYDIVLPEHPEIYAYTRTLGDSQYLVMTNLTGKEAIFATELTLRSEDVVLQNMPLEPHDETTLVHLKPFEGRVYKLS
- a CDS encoding DUF1934 domain-containing protein, whose protein sequence is MAIEPKRVRVRQKTMISEIEEPIELQADGLYYELKTGFVLTFDQEREDGVVPTTIKYTTGRLALICKGPIEMNHSFIEGRLTQSLYKNPYMSMTMATTTERLAVADGRCRFAYELSMNDDLAGNYVVDVTWTFEGGEFA
- a CDS encoding GNAT family N-acetyltransferase, whose product is MLRLVKTSMEQEANVLDFLKEWRERSETIVPNAVDRDASDFASYVKQIRDKEVRVNNVSWVPSTTYWLTDGDELLGATNIRHELNDNLLNLGGHIGYGIKPSARGRGLATKQLELALEKAKELGIERALITCDRTNEASRRVILNNGGVPDTPFTAEGGKIVERFWIELKG
- a CDS encoding (Fe-S)-binding protein, with the protein product MSTFLIVNWILFLLVLGYGLYLFASLVYQRYTFIKLGKKAEWSQTNKERLEQVMINVFGQKKLLKDKKSGIIHVMMFYGFILVQFGAIDFIWKGLAVGTRFPHIPLGPLYPIFTFMQEIVMLMILVAVVWGFYRRYVEKLVRLKRNFLAGLALIFIGGLMVSVLFGNGFYLVYKEELPMWGEPVATLIGSAFAWVPGGVAFALFVVFWWLHLLFLLSFMIYIPQGKHAHLIAGTLNVWLGRTHQVGRLAPVDFSAMEEAEESDEEIVFGVNKIEDFNQKQLVDLYACVECGRCTNVCPATGTGKMLSPMDLIVKLRDHMNMKGAAITRKSPWAPALMFQNTQGAEIAAAAQDGHMLVADELIGNVITEEEIWACTTCRNCEDQCPVMNEHVDKIIDLRRYLVMMEGKMDPEAQRTVANIERQGNPWGMNRKERENWRKDREELVIPTAKEKKKAGEDFEFLFWVGAMGSYDSRSQKVAQSFASVLNKAGVSFAILGNEEKNSGDTPRRIGNELLFQELAEANIKLFEKYGVTKIVTVDPHAYNTFKNEYPDFGLTGVKVYHHTELLAELLDTGRVKPDFSVNERVVYHDSCYLGRYNGIYDAPRFVLERIPGVELVEAERNRENGMCCGAGGGLMWQEEKVGTRVNVARTEQLLETKPTVIGSACPYCLTMLSDGTKAKEVDETVGTFDVVELLDRSLAPIEVPEPIVQ
- a CDS encoding globin-coupled sensor protein, which encodes MALFRKSKPTAYTASIGFPDVAKTARPTDPNLNGRTHYMGYTASQVKRLQDMEPLVESVLDDVLENVLDHLMLQPEMVQIANASSTRERLKKVFADYFRSLLTGNIDEKFLAMRKRMGQTHHHYAVPVVWFLATYSAFNTLLVPKIVETYQHDPATLTESLLALSHAMNLDAQIVTEQYVDARLDEIESANVARATLLNDVSRVSTEVATTMEQTGHAMSETSKRAHQVLSETEQTEKMSRHLMSLTHTNGEQIEQMESEFKQSATYVDASLDRITALKDGSQEIVSMTRSIEQIANQTNLLALNASIEAARAGEHGKGFAVVATEVRTLAENAKQLSSQINVLIHENEANIAALLDQMGQMHRTNDEAMRQLGAVKAGFSTVKDEMGNYVMSFERNKQDLGQMVETISAINETTQGL
- the rpoE gene encoding DNA-directed RNA polymerase subunit delta: MNKSLIDFVYEILQKTGEQPVSFDEIRELIRQNYTFASEEEELEKIAQLYTDMNIDGLFVNLGANRWALRVWYPFDKSDEDLVIEARQRGELDEFEEEIDETDEGIVDIEDDLDVFAKGEDFDASEFDAEDEAEKVEGLDEFEDEDLDDDLDLKNEDDL